In Gammaproteobacteria bacterium, the DNA window AAAATACAGTTTATTTTTCTAACATCATTCCAGCAATTCAACGAGTTTTAGAACAAGTATGACTACTATCGATTTCAAATCCCATGCCAAGGTGGGTGTTTATGTAGACGCCTCCAATATTTCCCGTAACGGCGGCCAGCGTATGCAATACGACATACTGCGCGAATTCGCCTGCCGCGATTATGCTGAACCCCTGCGCTTGAATGTCTATCTCTCTTACGATGAGGAACGCGCCGAAACCAACATGGTCTATCGAGACAAGGCTCGTGCTTATCAATCGGCTCTTCGTGAACTGGGTTATAAAGTCATCGAAAAACGGGTCAAGTGGTTCCAGGATGAAGCTGGGAACCGTTACGGAAAGGCGAACGCCGATCTCGACATGGCGGTCGATGTCCTGCTGCAGTCGGAGAATCTGGATCGGGTGCTGCTGGCCACCGGCGATGGGGACTTCGTACAGGTGGTGCGCGCCTTGCAAAATAAAGGCTGTCGGGTAGAAACCCTGGCTTTCGACAATGTTTCCGAGGAACTGCGCAGAGAATCCGACATGTTTGTCTCCGGTTATCTGGTGCCGGGACTGTTGCCTACCCGGGGCGATGATTATCTATCGCCGATCTGGGGAGCCATGGGATCCCGAGTCCGTGGTTATTGTTACCACCATGA includes these proteins:
- a CDS encoding NYN domain-containing protein, producing the protein MTTIDFKSHAKVGVYVDASNISRNGGQRMQYDILREFACRDYAEPLRLNVYLSYDEERAETNMVYRDKARAYQSALRELGYKVIEKRVKWFQDEAGNRYGKANADLDMAVDVLLQSENLDRVLLATGDGDFVQVVRALQNKGCRVETLAFDNVSEELRRESDMFVSGYLVPGLLPTRGDDYLSPIWGAMGSRVRGYCYHHDDNKSFGFMRFLVKLSPYLWKTDSRDSESPYRTAFFHDSSLPDGFNVMKLPSRNHIFEFTLAEPNGKQPVATDIVLVHPVPF